The window AACACGCTGAAATCAAAACCCTATTTCTAATGGTTTCCATTAGAACATACTCAGGATAATCTCACAACTAAAAGCGACTAACGCTATCTATTATGACCAAAATCTGCTAATGGAAAATCTGGGATAATCCTGCCGTTCAGAAGGGCTGCTTTAATATCCAGAGGGTCGATACCTCGAAGAGATGCCCTTTCTATGGCGTGGACTTTAAGCTG of the Syntrophales bacterium genome contains:
- a CDS encoding DUF4258 domain-containing protein, with the protein product MTIEWIKEQVKKGNYQLKVHAIERASLRGIDPLDIKAALLNGRIIPDFPLADFGHNR